The Methanomassiliicoccales archaeon genome includes the window CTCGACATCCTGCGGCTTTCGCGCACCAGTGCAGACCAGCTTGCCTGAACCAAAGAGCAATAGCACGACCTTCGGTACGTCCAGGCGATACACGAGCCCGGGGAACTGCTCCGGTTCGTACTCCACCCTCTCCAAACCCAATGTTATGGCGATGGCGTTGAGGTTGATGCTCTGGCCCAGATCGGACGAGGCGACGATGTTCTGTACCTCGATCTTCGGTTCGATCTTAATGTGAATACCGGCCTTCTCGAGCTGCTTGGTGACCTTTTC containing:
- a CDS encoding TATA-box-binding protein, which encodes MLIYGYENKPIRRVPISKYKIENVVASTSLGTELDLPTIAISLEGSEYEPERFPGLIYRLKEPKTATLLFHSGKVVCTGAKSLEQVKTAIEKVTKQLEKAGIHIKIEPKIEVQNIVASSDLGQSINLNAIAITLGLERVEYEPEQFPGLVYRLDVPKVVLLLFGSGKLVCTGARKPQDVE